Proteins encoded by one window of Lathyrus oleraceus cultivar Zhongwan6 chromosome 1, CAAS_Psat_ZW6_1.0, whole genome shotgun sequence:
- the LOC127085205 gene encoding bidirectional sugar transporter N3 — protein MPMENSNLAYVFGIIGNIISCLVFLAPLPTFYRIYKNKCTEGFQSLPYLVALFSCMLWLYYGILKTSSIFIVIINTVGCGIEVIYCITYIAYAPRDARKFAIKVFVAMDVVLFVVIFLVTQFAIPKVYRVQILGWVCVTISVSVFAAPLSIVVRVVKTRSVQFMPFTLSLFLTLSAMAWFGYGFFENDVCIYLPNVLGFLLGIIQMMLYAYYSKYGGEKDDEQDKVMSIVVVNPLGLGSCEVFPFPLDENDDIIGEVINQQLQVKKLGLEDENQEKQEKNVEPLEIEIVV, from the exons ATGCCTATGGAAAATTCTAATTTAGCCTATGTTTTTGGTATAATAG GTAACATCATTTCCTGCCTGGTGTTCTTAGCTCCACT GCCAACTTTTTACCGAATATACAAAAACAAATGCACTGAAGGCTTTCAGTCACTACCATATTTGGTAGCATTATTCAGTTGCATGCTTTGGCTATACTATGGAATTCTCAAAACAAGTTCGATTTTTATCGTTATCATTAACACAGTTGGATGTGGCATAGAAGTTATCTACTGTATCACGTACATAGCCTATGCCCCAAGAGATGCAAGG AAATTTGCCATAAAAGTATTTGTGGCAATGGATGTTGTTTTATTCGTGGTGATCTTCTTGGTCACACAATTTGCTATACCGAAAGTTTATAGAGTCCAAATTCTAGGGTGGGTTTGTGTTACTATTTCAGTGAGTGTATTTGCAGCACCTCTAAGCATTGTG GTACGTGTTGTTAAAACAAGAAGTGTACAGTTTATGCCCTTCACTTTGTCACTTTTCCTTACATTGAGTGCCATGGCATGGTTTGGATATGGTTTCTTTGAAAATGATGTGTGCATTTAT CTTCCGAATGTGCTAGGATTTTTATTGGGGATAATTCAGATGATGTTATATGCTTACTACTCAAAATATGGAGGTGAAAAGGATGATGAGCAAGATAAAGTGATGAGTATTGTTGTTGTGAATCCATTGGGTTTGGGGTCTTGTGAAGTGTTTCCATTTCCATTGGATGAAAATGATGATATTATTGGGGAAGTGATTAATCAACAACTTCAAGTGAAGAAGTTGGGTTTGGAAGATGAAAATCAAGAGAAGCAAGAGAAAAATGTGGAACCTTTAGAGATAGAAATTGTGGTGTGA